TGAAGCTGAGAAGTTTGAATCCAAATCTATATCAGATAATTTGAATACAGTCCATGGACATTCTCACTCTCATGGCCATGGAGACGTCAATTCTCAGTCAGAAGAGAAATCCGCTTCTTTTGAAAAAGTCGAGAAAGATAATTTTTGGCAAAAAAGAAATTTAGGAACATTCGCAGGTTCAGTTCTATTAGGCATTTCTTTCGGTATTTTAATTTCCCTCTGGATGGTAATCTTTCCTCCGGATGGTTTTTTTGAGAATCCTTCCCTTTCTAAAGCAATCGCACTAAGTATTTCATTTACAATAGGAGGATTTTTAATATTCTTCGGAATTCCATTTTTGGGCCTTCCTCCAGAATTACCGGGCAGGACTTCGGGCGTATACGACTATCCGGAAAGACAGGCATGGTGGTATCTTTGCGTTGGATCCAGTATTGTCGGCCTTTCGGTATCTCGATTCCTTCTAACATATTTAAATATCCATAATATTTTAAAATGGATATTGGCCGCAGTGACCGTTCTATTTTTTGTCGGAATTCCCTTTTATATTGGTGTACCTGAGATCTCGGAGGATTTTGCCGCTCCAAAAGAATTGAGGCTGCAATTCGAATATGTAACTTTCCTCACCAATCTGATCTTCTGGTTTCTATTATCTTCTCTATTTTTTCTATTCTTGAAACCGAAGAGGGCATTGGAATTCGAATGAAACCGAAAATTGCGGTTCTGGTATTAGGCCATGGCAGTAGGGAAGAAAATTCCAATTTGGAATTCGTTTCCTTGGTAGAAGCATACTCTATCTCCCGCCCTGATCTGAAAATTTCATATGCTTATGTGGAACTTGCAAAACCGGATCTGGAAACCGCTCTTAGAGACCTCAGTAAAGAATATTTAAATATTATAATATTTCCACTATTTTTGTATTCTTCCGGCCATATCAAAAACGATATCCCGATCGTTCTAGATAGAGTTAAATCGGAGTTCCCAGGCCATTCCTTTAAAATTGCGAACAGTTTAGGTATTCATTCTAAAATGATATCATTACTTAGAAAACGTACGGAAGAATTTTTACCTCTAAATAAAGAACAGTCCCATAAAACCGGAGTGATAGTTGTAAACAGAGGTTCTTCCGATCCGGATGCAAACGGAGATTTTTATAAGACTGTCCGTTTATTCCAGGAAGGAAATTATTTCTCCTTTGTTCTTCCTTGCTTTATAGGGATCGCTAACCCACTTCTATCAGATACTTTGGAGATGGCTTCCAAGTTGAGACCGGAAAAACTTTTAGTAGTCCCGTATTTTTTATTCGGAGGCAAGCTGATCCAAAAAATTTCCGCCTTGGTCCAAAACTTCTCCGAAAAATTTCCTTGGATCAAAACTGAACTATCCCCCTATCTGGGTCCTGATCCGGAACTATTATCCGTTATCGACGAAAGGATCCAAGATTCTATTTCGGGAAAATCCTCCCTTCCTTGCGACAACTGTGAATATAGAACGCAACTTCCTGGTCTTTCTAAAAAAGTAGGAGGATTAAAGGCGCTTCTTTGGAGCATTCGCCATTTGGAAACCCATAACCAAGCTGCTCCGCATCAATTCCCTCATCGTAATTTACAAAAACATATATTCGTTTGCGATAATATAGATTGTGCAGACAAGGGAAGCTCCGCGTTGGTCGCTCGGATGAGATCAATCCTAAAAGTAAGGGGAAGACATTTAGATTTCAAAATTTCTCGCTCTTCATGTATGGGAAGATGTGGAGAAGGCCCGGTTGTAGTAGTGTATCCCGACGGAGTTTGGTATCAAAAGGTAAATGTAGAAGATGCTGAGGATCTCGTTTCTGAACATCTGCTGCAGGATAAACTCGTTTCTCGTTTAATTGATAATATTATGCAATAGGAATATAGTATGGCATGTCATGAAATTGCAGCACTAAGATTAGGGATGATGAATATTCTTGGGATCAAGGACGAGTCCGTTATCCAACATGAAAAGAATGAAATAGGAACGGAAGCCCTTTCTTCGCCGGGACCGATCAGGTCTTTGACGAATGCGGGTAATTTCGATGATCTGATCCGATTTTTCGAAGCGAGTTTGGTTGAACTAGAGCAAAAAATCTCGGAAGTATCTTCAACAGATCCTAAATCGGGATATTACACTTCTCTTTTGATACTTACTAAAAAAGTAGAGTTAGATCTGAAAAATTCCGCTAAAGCATTCCAAACCTTATATTTGGATTTAGAAGAAATGCATGATTTCGTGCATGAGATCTAC
This genomic stretch from Leptospira licerasiae serovar Varillal str. VAR 010 harbors:
- a CDS encoding CbtA family protein, with translation MPLRSGFSDLLRTGIFSGLASGLVLGILVCVWNLPLISEAEKFESKSISDNLNTVHGHSHSHGHGDVNSQSEEKSASFEKVEKDNFWQKRNLGTFAGSVLLGISFGILISLWMVIFPPDGFFENPSLSKAIALSISFTIGGFLIFFGIPFLGLPPELPGRTSGVYDYPERQAWWYLCVGSSIVGLSVSRFLLTYLNIHNILKWILAAVTVLFFVGIPFYIGVPEISEDFAAPKELRLQFEYVTFLTNLIFWFLLSSLFFLFLKPKRALEFE
- a CDS encoding CbiX/SirB N-terminal domain-containing protein, which codes for MKPKIAVLVLGHGSREENSNLEFVSLVEAYSISRPDLKISYAYVELAKPDLETALRDLSKEYLNIIIFPLFLYSSGHIKNDIPIVLDRVKSEFPGHSFKIANSLGIHSKMISLLRKRTEEFLPLNKEQSHKTGVIVVNRGSSDPDANGDFYKTVRLFQEGNYFSFVLPCFIGIANPLLSDTLEMASKLRPEKLLVVPYFLFGGKLIQKISALVQNFSEKFPWIKTELSPYLGPDPELLSVIDERIQDSISGKSSLPCDNCEYRTQLPGLSKKVGGLKALLWSIRHLETHNQAAPHQFPHRNLQKHIFVCDNIDCADKGSSALVARMRSILKVRGRHLDFKISRSSCMGRCGEGPVVVVYPDGVWYQKVNVEDAEDLVSEHLLQDKLVSRLIDNIMQ
- a CDS encoding DUF3209 family protein translates to MACHEIAALRLGMMNILGIKDESVIQHEKNEIGTEALSSPGPIRSLTNAGNFDDLIRFFEASLVELEQKISEVSSTDPKSGYYTSLLILTKKVELDLKNSAKAFQTLYLDLEEMHDFVHEIYPS